One window from the genome of [Clostridium] celerecrescens 18A encodes:
- a CDS encoding aldose epimerase family protein: protein MAYKKELWGNMQDGREVYLYTLVNRNGVSASFTNLGAVWVNMNVPDRDGTVVDVVLGFDSADEYLLNPPHFGAPIGRNANRIAGAKFSINGKEYKLEPNNGPNNLHSGPDLYQSRLWDSEAEENDLGTSVSFSLFSPDGDQGFPGNANITVTYTLTPDNSLEISYHMICDADTVANFTNHSYFNLDGHDGADAMKQRVWIDADTYTRADEGSIPTGEFTPVKGTPMDFTVMKPIEQDINEKYEALIFGGGYDHNWVLNHPQGEVSLCAASESDKTGIRMEVYTDLPGIQFYTANFLKNGMTGKGGAVYEKRCCYCFETQYYPDSVNKPEFQSPVLKAGEEYKTTTIYKFSIIK from the coding sequence ATGGCATACAAGAAAGAGCTTTGGGGAAACATGCAAGATGGAAGGGAAGTGTATCTGTATACACTTGTAAATAGAAACGGAGTTTCCGCTTCTTTCACAAATCTCGGTGCAGTTTGGGTCAATATGAATGTGCCTGACAGGGATGGGACCGTAGTTGATGTGGTCCTGGGATTTGACAGCGCGGATGAATATCTTTTAAATCCGCCACATTTTGGAGCTCCCATCGGAAGGAATGCCAACCGTATTGCAGGTGCAAAATTCAGCATTAATGGAAAAGAGTACAAACTGGAACCTAATAACGGGCCTAACAATCTTCACAGCGGACCGGATCTTTACCAAAGCCGTCTTTGGGACAGTGAGGCGGAGGAAAATGATCTTGGAACAAGTGTCAGCTTTTCCCTGTTTTCACCAGATGGAGATCAGGGATTCCCAGGGAATGCAAACATTACAGTAACCTATACACTAACACCGGATAACAGCCTTGAGATTTCCTACCATATGATCTGCGATGCAGATACCGTAGCAAACTTTACCAATCACAGTTATTTCAACCTTGATGGACATGATGGCGCAGATGCCATGAAGCAGCGTGTCTGGATTGATGCAGATACATATACAAGGGCAGATGAAGGTTCCATTCCCACCGGGGAGTTCACCCCTGTTAAGGGAACTCCCATGGACTTCACTGTAATGAAACCCATTGAGCAGGATATCAATGAGAAATATGAGGCGCTGATCTTTGGCGGAGGTTATGACCATAACTGGGTATTAAACCACCCGCAAGGTGAGGTTTCCCTGTGTGCCGCATCGGAATCAGATAAGACAGGCATCCGGATGGAGGTTTATACAGACCTTCCCGGAATACAGTTCTACACTGCGAACTTCTTAAAAAATGGAATGACGGGCAAAGGCGGAGCGGTATACGAAAAGCGCTGCTGCTATTGCTTTGAAACCCAGTATTATCCTGATTCCGTAAATAAACCGGAATTTCAGTCTCCAGTCTTAAAAGCCGGCGAAGAATATAAGACAACAACCATATACAAGTTCTCTATTATAAAATAG